AGTAGGTGACTACAAGGAGATATATGAGCCATTTCCTGCCGAAAAGTTAAATCAACAGTCGGCCAGGTGTATGGACTGTGGCATACCCTTTTGTCATAGTGGATGTCCGTTAGGAAATATCATTCCTGATTTCAACGACGCTGTGTATAATGAAGAGTGGGAAGAAGCCATTAAAATTCTGAGAAGTACCAATAACTTCCCGGAATTCACTGGTAGAATCTGCCCGGCTCCTTGTGAAGCCAGCTGCGTGTTAGGTATCAATAAAGATCCGGTGGCAATAGAATTGATCGAGAAGAACATTGCAGAAAAAGCATATGAACTAGGCTTGATCGAAGCTAAACCTCCAAAAACCAGAACCGGTAAGCAAGTCGCTGTGATCGGATCTGGACCTGCAGGACTTGCTGCAGCGGACCAATTGAACCAAGCAGGTCATGAGGTTACCTTGTTTGAAAAAGACACTAAACCCGGAGGTCTTCTCCGATTTGGTATTCCAGATTTCAAATTAGAAAAATGGGTGATCGACAGAAGAATAGAATTCATGAAGAAGGAGGGAGTAATATTCTCCTGTGACACTGAGGTAGGAATCAATATCAAAGCCGAAAACATCCTGAAAAACTTTGACGCCGTGGTATTATCCACAGGCGCAGGACAGCCACGTGCCTTGAACATCAAAGGTAGCAATGCCAAAGGCGTTCACTTTGCGATGGAATTTCTGGGACAACAAAACAAGGTGGTATCTGGAGAAATCGAAGAAAACCCGATCTCCGCTAAAGGAAAACATGTAGTAGTAATCGGTGGAGGAGATACTGGAAGTGACTGTATAGGCACATCCAATCGTCACGGAGCCGCATCTATTACCCAGCTGGAGTTACTGCCAAAGCCTCCTCAGCAAAGGAATACACTAAACCCTTGGCCCGAATGGCCAATGACGCTACGTACGTCCTCCAGCCATGAAGAAGGAGCTGATCGGGTATTTTCTATTCTTACCAAGGAATTTACAGTAGATGAGCAAGGACAAGTCACTGGCTTGAAACTAGTAGACCTGGAGTGGACGCATAAGGACGGGCGCATGGTATTCGAAGAAATAGAAGGAACAGAGCGTACTATTCCTTGTGACCTAGCCTTCTTGGCAATTGGATATACTGGCCCTGCTCAAAATGGCCTCTTGGATGCTTTCGGCGTACAAACCATGGAAAACACCCTTCCAAAATCCAAAAATTACCAAAGCACAAATGCTAAGGTCTTCTTGGCCGGGGATATGAGAAGAGGTCAATCCCTGGTGGTATGGGCGATTTCTGAAGGTAGAGAAGCTGCTGTAAAAGTAGATGAGTTCCTAATGGGAAGCTCTGCATTGCCTCAAAAAGACGAATCTTACTTCCAAGTAGAAGAGCAACTGGCAACTTCCAAAATAAGTTAAGCCGACCGCCGCTACTGCTATTAAAAAGCCACTCAGGGACCTGGTT
This genomic window from Algoriphagus sp. TR-M9 contains:
- a CDS encoding glutamate synthase subunit beta — encoded protein: MGAKEGFLQFKRETPVTRDPKSRVGDYKEIYEPFPAEKLNQQSARCMDCGIPFCHSGCPLGNIIPDFNDAVYNEEWEEAIKILRSTNNFPEFTGRICPAPCEASCVLGINKDPVAIELIEKNIAEKAYELGLIEAKPPKTRTGKQVAVIGSGPAGLAAADQLNQAGHEVTLFEKDTKPGGLLRFGIPDFKLEKWVIDRRIEFMKKEGVIFSCDTEVGINIKAENILKNFDAVVLSTGAGQPRALNIKGSNAKGVHFAMEFLGQQNKVVSGEIEENPISAKGKHVVVIGGGDTGSDCIGTSNRHGAASITQLELLPKPPQQRNTLNPWPEWPMTLRTSSSHEEGADRVFSILTKEFTVDEQGQVTGLKLVDLEWTHKDGRMVFEEIEGTERTIPCDLAFLAIGYTGPAQNGLLDAFGVQTMENTLPKSKNYQSTNAKVFLAGDMRRGQSLVVWAISEGREAAVKVDEFLMGSSALPQKDESYFQVEEQLATSKIS